In the Flavobacterium sp. 90 genome, AACAAAAAATTCGTGCTCATTCGTGAAATTCGTGGCGAACATTTTTTTACTTTAAACAGCTTTTCAAAATACTTACCGGATGTTGCGCTTCTCTACTCGTTCCGTCATAAATTTGATGACGGCAACTTGTTCCTGCTGCGGCAATTTTTACATCTTGAGCCGTTGCACGCACTTTTGGGAACAATGTATCTTCTCCCATTTGCATACTCACCTGATAATGTTCTTTTTCGTAACCAAAAGATCCCGCCATTCCGCAACAACCCGAATTGTAAATTGTAACCGTATTATTGGTTGGTAAATTCAGCATTGCGAAAGTTGCTTCTACAGAACTCAAAGATTTCTGATGGCAGTGTCCGTGAATTTTGATTTCTTTCTTTTCATCCGAGAAAGAATCCGCTTTTATTTTTCCGTCTAAAATTTCTTTTTTAAAGAATTCCTCAATCGTGAAAGCACTTTTCGATACTTTTTCGGCACTTTCTTTATCATCCGCAAGACGTAAATATTCGTCTCTAAAAGTCAAAATTGCCGAAGGTTCGATTCCTATTAAAGGCGCTTTCGCGGAAATTAAATCCTTAAAAATCCCTACGTTTATATCTGCTATTTTTTTTGCTTCCTCCAGAAAACCTTTCGATAAATATGTTCTTCCGCTTTCTTCATGATCTACGATTAAAACTTCATAACCTAATTTTGTCAATAATTCAAAAGCGTCGATTCCGATATTTACATCATAATAATTCGTGAATTCGTCATTAAACAAATACACTTGTCCGTTTGGGAAATTATTATTTTGCGGTTTATGATTCTCGTACCATTTTTTGAAAGTCCTTTTCGCCAAAAGCGGAACTTGTCTTTCCGGCGCAATTCCCATGCTTTTTTTAACGAGAGATTGATTCGAAATAAAATTCGTAATTGACGGAAACAAACTTCCCATTTTATTCAATTTTGCATTGTGTGCAAAAATCTTATTTCGGGTCGAAAATCCGTTTGCTTTTTGGTATTGGTATAAAAATTCTGCTTTAAGAGTTGCAACATCTACGTTACTCGGGCATTCGCTTGCGCAGGCTTTACAGCTCACACACAACTCAAAAACTTCGTATAATTCTTTCTGATCAAACTTGTTTTCTTTTTCCGAATAAGTCAAATATTCACGTAACGCATTGGCTCTCGCACGCGTCGTTTCTTTTTCATTTTTGGTCGCACGATAACTCGGACACATTGCTCCTCCTGCCGATGGCAATTTTCTACAATCACCAGATCCGTTGCATTTTTCGGCAGCGCGCAAAATTCCTAAACTGTCTGAGAAATCCTGAAATGTCTTAATATCCGGTTCTACTCTGCCCGAAACTACACGATGATTTTCGTCCATTTTCAAAGCATTTACAATCTTCCCGATATTCAAAACCGAATTCGGATCAAACGCTAATTTGATTCTTTTCAGCAATTCATAATTCGTTTCGCCAATCATAAACGGAATAAACTCTCCGCGCACAATTCCGTCGCCATGTTCACCGCTTAATGAACCTCTATATTTTTTAACCAAAATCGCAACATCAGTCGCAATCGTTCTGAACAATTTTAAGTCAGATGTTTTCTTCAAATTCAAAACCGGACGCAAATGCAATTCTCCCGCTCCAGCATGTGCATAATATATTGCCTCTTGTCCGTGACGCAACATCATTGCCGAAAATTCTTCAATATAAGCAGGTAAATCCCTCAACTCAACCGCTGTATCTTCAATAGAATCGGCTGCTTTATTGTCTCCAACAATACTTCCTAAAAGTCCAAGACCGGCTTTTCTAAGTTCGTTTACCTTTTCAATATCGGCACCATAAATTTTTACAAGCGCATATCCAAAGTTATTTTTTTCTAAATCTGCCATTAAAGCATTCGCCTGATTTTCGGCATCTTCAGCATCATGCGAAGCGACCTCAAACATCATAATCGCTTTGGGTTCACCAACCAAAAAGAATCTGTTTTTTGACTGTTCCCGATTCGTTTTAGTACAATCCAAAATCGTGTCGTCGATCATTTCTGCTGTATACAAATGATGTTTCATTGCCACTACAACAGATTCCAGCGATTCCTGAATACTGTGATAATGCGCCACAACCATAATATTATTGGCAGGCGGCAAATCATCAACTTTCAACGTAATTTCATAAGTAAAAACCAGCGTTCCTTCACTTCCGCAAAGCAGTTTTCCAACGTTAATTGTTGGTTCCGTTCCTCCAAACAAATCCGATTTTAACAGAATATCAACCGCATAACCCGTATTTCGTCTGTGAATTTCAGGTTTCGGAAATTCTTTTATAATTTCGTCTTGTGTCGCTTTTACCGAAAGTTCGTCGTAAAGACTTTTATATATTTTATTTTCTAAAGTATCCCCTTTGGTTTTTTCAATAAATTCAGCCGAAGTCAATTCCTTAAAAACTACTTCAGAACCATCGCTCAAAATTCCTTTGATTTCGACAATTTTATCGCGCGTTACGCCATACCGAATCGAAGTAGTTCCCGAAGAATTATTCCCAACCATTCCGCCAATCATACAACGATTTGAAGTCGAAGTATTCGGACCAAAAAATACACCGTGAGGTTTCAGAAATAAGTTCAATTCATCGCGAATAACACCAGGCTGAACCGTAACCGTTTTTTTAATCGGATCAAAATTCAAAATCTTGGTAAAATTCTTCGAAACATCGACTACAATTCCGTCACCAACCGTTTGTCCCGCAAGTGAAGTTCCCGCAGTTCTTGGCGTAATCGAAATATGATGTTTCCCCGCAAACTTGATTAGTTTACTAATATCTTCTATCGTTTTAGGCACGGCAACCGCTTTTGGTCGAATTCGATACACCGAAGCATCCGTCGAATAAAGCGTTTTATGAAGATCGTCGTATAAAAGTGTTCCTTCTAAGGATTCTGATAATTGTTCTAACTCTTTAACTATTGACATTTTTGCTGAATATGATTTCACAAAAATACTTATTTTTTTTAGGTTCACAGGCTCAAAGTAACAAAGGTTCAGAGGATTTCTTTTCTTTGGCTTTCCTGAGTTGAAATTTGGATTTTTTCTATCGGAATTCATCCCAAGTGTCGCCCTGAGCGTAGTCGAAGGCTTATGAAACTTAAACTCGAACAAACAAAAATTGGAATTTGGAATTTATTTATTGGAATTTCATTTTTTATTTGAAGCTATTTCCTGCTGTCCTTCCAATCTTTTGTGCCGAACCCCGGCACAAAAGGATTTTCCCTCCCATCAGGGCTAGGACTTTTGGTTTTATCAGAAAGTTTGTGCTTTTAAAAATTTTTATATAAAAAGATAATTAAACCTATAACACCAATTATCATTAATATCATGCTTATCAACATACTAAAAGATGCAAAAAAAGTAAAAATTTGAACTTTTTCATTATATTTCTTTATTTCAGGCTCTTCATAAAATGCAAGGTCTTCTTCGATTTTAAGAACATTGCGACATATGTTGAAGCTGCAAAATTGTGATATAAAATTAAATATAATTGAAATAGCCAGGCACATTCCAAAAGCTTTCAAAGAGACATTAATAGGCTTGTGATGCTCGTATAAAAATTTCATTAATTCCAACGAAAGATAAATCCCTGCTCCATCAATAGTTATCAAGAGATAATCAAATCTTTGATGTGTCGTTCGAAGATCTTCCCATGTTCTTTTATATAATTCTTTTATATAATCTTCCTTCTTCTTTGATTGCTTTTCTTCCATATTTTAATAATTTCACTTAAGTATTTATCTAATTTTTTTTTGAATTGAAAATTAGTTTTTAATAAAATTCTATTCCTGAAGAACTCTATAACTCATAAAAACACATCCAAAAGGAGTTCCTTCTATTCCCTCAATAATTAACCAACCCAAGATTCCTTTATTTATAAGTTGATATAATTCGTATTCGACATAATCAGGACTATAATTTAATTTTTGATATTCCGGATGCGTTCTAATAAACTCTGAAAATTTCCATTGCGAAAACTTAATTTCGTTTACAATTATATCATATTCATAAATGACTCCATCTTTTTCGGCTGTACATCCACTTCCATGAAACCAATAGTCAATTCCTTCGATAGTTCCTTTTCTTTCGAAAAAGGTATATGAAAACGAACATGGATTTATTTCTTGTTTGTATTTCTTTTTTAATAGAGTTTCAAAACTTCTTATAAAACTGATATAGTCATGTAGAATTTTTTCGATCATAATTTATTACAAATTCCTAATTTGAATTATTTATCCAAACTTAATATTATAAACGTAAAGAACTATTTCCTTTAAAAGCAAAAAGAAACAACGCGATCAAAATCACACAGAAAACTAGAGAATAAGCTCTTAATTTTTTATTGACAACATCTGGAATCTCAAAAGTAATAGTAAATAAATACAGAAAAAGTCCCACAAAAAATAAACCAAAAGTAGAAATAAGCATAAAAAGAGAACCTTCACCAACCACAACTTGTTTCAATGTTATAATTTCCTGAATTGTATAAAAAAGAAAATATATAAACCAAACCCAATATAAAAAATGGAATAAATATGCGAATGTGCTTTTCATGTTTTATTTAATCGTTACAAATATTATTTACAATTCGAATATAACCTATTTTCTATAATGCCTGGAATTAATTCAAAACTTCTTTTTACGCCTTGTAAACTGTCTTTTCTGTTTTTAAATAATTACTTTTTTAATTAGCGGAAAAGTCCAAAGCTTATAAAACTTAAACTCGTTCATTAATCATCAAGCAAAAATTAAAAAGTCAATTTCTATGATCTTCTTTGCCAAGCTAGATTACAACTTATTTTTATCCAATTTACTTCTAAGATAAGCAATTTCATTTTTTAAATTAGCAATCTGTTCTTTATACAATTCACGTTCTAAATTAAAAGATTCAATAATTATTCTTTTTTCATTACTATCCATCTCTTTTGAACTAATTTCAGTTGTTCTTGTTAAAAATTGACTCTCACTAAAATCAATGATATAATTCACATCAAGTTCAAAAATTAAGGCCACTTTTCTTAATCTTTCTAAATTAATCTTTGTCTTACCTCTTTCAATATCAGAGTATGCAGATTGCGATATCTCTAGCAAATCAGCAATATATTCCTGAGAATATCCCCTAATAATTCTGATTTTTCTAATTTTTTCTCCAATCATTTTTTTTAACAAAAATAAGAAATAACTTATAATTTTAGATTTTAATTATAAAGTAAAACCTATAAATTATAGGTAAATATTGCTTTAGTTTTGAAAATATTAACAATCTAAAACCAGTAATTATGCAGAATGGAAAATTATTTTTAGTATTATTTTCAATACTAACTTGCTGTTTATCTTGCGAAAAAGATCATAATAGTGAATCAAATGAAAAAATAGTTTCGATGGATAAAATTAACATTGAAGGCGGAAGAATTTCTTTTCCAAATAAAGCTACTTTCTCTGAATTTTACAATACATCTAAAAAAGAAGACAATGATGAGATTGCTTCCATGTTAGAAGAAAAATTCTACAGAAAAGATTTTTATTCTTTAAAACCTATTGTCAATGATAAAACAGAAATTAAAGAAATTCAAAAACACTTTGCGAAAATTAAACAACATCAATTGACTAACAAATCAAAAAATGCTAAAAACACCTCACAAATAGTAGATGGAATATTACTGGATGAGGCAATAATTGATCACTATGATATAGTAGAAGATATAATAGGTGACGAATTTTTTCTTAGTCTTCTAAATGAAAATGCAGAAATACAAGTTGACGACATAATATATAAATATACCGATCAGGGAATTTTATTTTGCAATAAAGAAAATATAAATGAACTGTATACTTTCATGAGTATTTATCAAATTAAATCACTTAGCGATATCGGAGAAGTAGACGTTCATCAAAAATATCCAAAATTTAATCCTAATGGTGGTTTAAAACAGGTTACAGCCCATATAAGCTCATTTGTTGATGATAAAGGAACCGAGAATATTTCTAATTCTATAACCAATATTTCTGCAAAATCAATGGCAACGGAAGCCCTCATGGCTTCTACTGATCCTGTTTTTAACAATGTTGTAAATAATCTTCAAATATGCAATCCAAGTAGTCCCTGGTTAGCAAATCTTTTTGGACAAACTAAAATCTGTACAACAAATTACGAGAGCAAGCGTCGAGTAAAATTAAAATACTATAATGTAAACTTGTTTTTAGCATTCTCAATTGGAGTCAATGTAAAACATCAATTTAGAGGCTGGACTGGAATTTGGAGAGAGGAAAACACAGATTCAGTTGCTCTTGGAGTAAATAGTGTAACGTGGTTTTTTGACAACTCAAAGGTCTTTAGCAATCCTTATAATAGCATGATCGTGAATTATTATGTAGCTGACACCGGAAAACTTTACACCAGTTTAAACAGTTATAATAATGCTATATATGCTGGAACAGACAAACCTGTCCCTAATTTACCAATTAAAAAACTTGACATGATAATTGAAGTTGCCGCCGACTTTATAGGTAAAGATCTCACAGAAAATGAAACACGAAAATTATTCTATGGATCAATATATGGACAAGCTGAAAAAATTATGAAATCACTGAACAAACCAATGAATGAAATTGGAGTGATCCTAAATCAAAGAGGACAGACTATTGTTCAGTATTATAATCTAGGCGCAAAATGCACTAATTGTTCTGAAAAACAAAAACCATTCGATTGGGGAGTAGTTACACCAAAAATGACATACACTTTTGGAGCGGGGAATGGTGGTAATTTTAATGTTAAAACTGGTTTTAATGACTTAAAATTTGATTTCAAAAACCCTAAAGTTACAGGATTAAATATATATGGAATGGCAAACAAACACGGAAAATGGTATGGTTTTAAAATGGTATTTTAATATTTTATTCTTAATTCCGATAATGGTTTATTCTCAGAGAGAAGAATTTAAAAATAAAGGATTTAGCGTTGATGCATCAGCGCTAATCCTATTCCCTTATGATTTCAGTATACCATCAGAACACGATGAAATATCTGAAACTAGTACAAAATCTAAAATATTAGGTACAAGCATACACTTAAACTATTACATCTCTAAATGTTTTGCTTTCACGGCAAGTAGTGGTTATGAATCTATCAACCAGCCAAAAATTGATTACATCCCAATTACTGGCGGAATTAAATGGGTTTTGAACGACACAAAAGAAAGCCTGTTAACCTCTTTTGATTTGGGCGGACATTTGGGACAAGTAGAAAAATTTGGTGTTTTGATGAGAATTGGTGTTGGATATCGATTTGTGATTGCAAAAAAAATACTTGGAGATTTTGAATTGTGCTACTCTCATCAAAACTTATATAAAACATTTACCAATTCAGACAATCAAAAAAAGGACTATCACAATATTGAAAGCGCCGGATTTAAAATAGGAATAGAAATATATTAATAATTTAGAGTATGAAACTATCAAAAATAATAACCCTTTTACTCGTATTAACATTTGGGACAAAGAGTATATCGCAAAATAAAGCAACATTAGAAAAATCTATTTTTGGAATAGAAACCGGTTTTTTAGGTTTTTGGGTCAATAACGAAACCAGATTGATTTCTCACTTATCATTAAAAAGTGAATTAGGTCTTGATGCAGGCTTTTTTGGAGGAGCATCTGATACCAAAATTGGTACTGTACTTGTTCCTGTGATTACGTTAGAACCGAGATATTATTACAATATTGAAAAAAGAGCACGTAACAATAAAACAACATCGAACAACAGTGCTAATTTCATTGCATTGAATTTAAAATATCAACCTGATTTATTTGTCATTTCAAATAGTGATGTTGATGCAATAACTAACATTTCTATTATTCCTAAATGGAGTATACGCAGAAACTTAGGAAATCATTTTCATTATGAAACGGGTTTTGGTCTTGGTTACAGATATTTTTTAGAAAAAATAAATACTGAAAAAGGAGAAGTAGCTGTTGATTTACACTTAAGAATTGGATATAATTTTTAAAATAAATAGAAAACCCTCGATCTTAAAAAATCGAGGGTTTTTTATTCTCTTGATTGATTTATTTGAACAGGTATTAAGTCAGATTCCAATACCTAACAAAATTGTACAGCGCATAATTTATAATACTATTTTTGGTTTCCAAAAGACTTCGAAGACCAGAAGAACTGCAGTGATTTCCAACCTATTTATTGACGCTGAATGAATTCCTAAAGTTCTTTATAAAAAATTTTGCAAGTTCCTGTGTCTTGCCTTTTTTTATAGTACATATCAAAGCTTGTTCTTTTCCTTCAGACTGAGCAATAATTATAAGACTATCACTATCTTTAATTATTTTGTCCTTTACTCCACTTGCTCCACCTAAAATTGCACCAATTGGTCCTAATATTAACCCTCCAACAATTGCTCTTTTAAGTACAGAACGTTCTTCAATATCAATTATTCCACCTGATTCCAGAGTTATACTTTTTATATCAGAATTGTTAATAGCAAGATAATAAAGTTTGAAATTATGCATGATTGAAATTTCAATTCCATCGGAATATTTAGTAAAATTTACCAATGGATTTATTTTAAAAAAGTTTTGTTCCCCTAAAGCATCATCAATTTCTTCGATACCTGCCCCGTATTCACATAGCCCAACTATTTTTTTAGGCGACCAAAAGCCTTTTTTACCTATTGTTTTTTCAAGTTCACTTTTCTTGATTAATTTCATATTATCGCTTTATTAATTAGTTTATTTTTTGGCTATGCTAAATCCTATATATTTACAGCATCAAATTAGGATTAATTATTACGAATATAAAACTATTTTTATTACGAATATTATTATTATTTTTTGAAATGTAGTTTAATAAATTATCGTACACTTTTTAATTAATATGTACATAAAAAACTTTCTAATTGCTTAAGAAGTTTTTGATAACTCATGTACTTTGCATATTATTTTAAAATGATAAAACTCAGCTAAATCAACACACTCTAGCTCCAGCATCTATAAAACTTCTAATTCTGGAACTTTTTGGGTTTAGCTACGTTACGATTGTATCTATTTTGTCGAGATAAGAACTTTGTCTGAGGCGTTGATCATTTCTTTTATGATGATGGAGAATTCATATAGCATTACGGAGTTACTTGTGGAAATTTATCCTCCGTCGAAATGATAATATTGTGTTTAATTAGACTTTCGTGTAGGCATAAATATTACAAATTAATTTCACAAAATAATTCGTGATAATTCGTGAAATTTGTGTTTAATTGAAATTTTAAATTACACCAACCAAATTAAAAAATGATTTCATAACTAATCCGAAACCAAAATGTCTTCAAGCGCCATCTTAATTTTTATCATTGCATATTTTGGACTGTTATTGCTGATTTCGCAAGTCATCAGTAAAAAAGGACAAGACAATGATTCGTTTTTTAAAGCCAATAAAAATTCCAAATGGTATTTAGTTGCTTTTGGAATGATTGGAACTGCATTGTCCGGCGTGACTTTTATTTCGGTTCCCGGCGAAGTAGGATCACCAAACGGAGAACAATTCAAGTATTTTCAGTTTATTTTAGGAAACGCGATTGGGTTTATTATTGTCGCCAAAGTATTGCTTCCGTTGTATTATAGAATGAACCTTACCTCGATTTATGGTTATATCGAACAAAGAATGGGCAAAAACAGTTATAAAACTGCCGCTTCTATTTTTTTGGTAAGCAGAACCGTAAGTTCGGCTTTTCGATTGTATTTAGTGGTTATTGTGTTACAGCGTTATGTCTTTGATTTTTACGGAATCCCATTTCCTATGACCGTGTTTTTAGCTTTAACGCTAATCTTTTTATACACTTATAAAAGCGGTTTAAAAACCATTATTATTACGGATACTTTACAGACTTTTTTCTTAGTTACTTCTGTTTTTATC is a window encoding:
- a CDS encoding FAD-binding and (Fe-S)-binding domain-containing protein; translated protein: MSIVKELEQLSESLEGTLLYDDLHKTLYSTDASVYRIRPKAVAVPKTIEDISKLIKFAGKHHISITPRTAGTSLAGQTVGDGIVVDVSKNFTKILNFDPIKKTVTVQPGVIRDELNLFLKPHGVFFGPNTSTSNRCMIGGMVGNNSSGTTSIRYGVTRDKIVEIKGILSDGSEVVFKELTSAEFIEKTKGDTLENKIYKSLYDELSVKATQDEIIKEFPKPEIHRRNTGYAVDILLKSDLFGGTEPTINVGKLLCGSEGTLVFTYEITLKVDDLPPANNIMVVAHYHSIQESLESVVVAMKHHLYTAEMIDDTILDCTKTNREQSKNRFFLVGEPKAIMMFEVASHDAEDAENQANALMADLEKNNFGYALVKIYGADIEKVNELRKAGLGLLGSIVGDNKAADSIEDTAVELRDLPAYIEEFSAMMLRHGQEAIYYAHAGAGELHLRPVLNLKKTSDLKLFRTIATDVAILVKKYRGSLSGEHGDGIVRGEFIPFMIGETNYELLKRIKLAFDPNSVLNIGKIVNALKMDENHRVVSGRVEPDIKTFQDFSDSLGILRAAEKCNGSGDCRKLPSAGGAMCPSYRATKNEKETTRARANALREYLTYSEKENKFDQKELYEVFELCVSCKACASECPSNVDVATLKAEFLYQYQKANGFSTRNKIFAHNAKLNKMGSLFPSITNFISNQSLVKKSMGIAPERQVPLLAKRTFKKWYENHKPQNNNFPNGQVYLFNDEFTNYYDVNIGIDAFELLTKLGYEVLIVDHEESGRTYLSKGFLEEAKKIADINVGIFKDLISAKAPLIGIEPSAILTFRDEYLRLADDKESAEKVSKSAFTIEEFFKKEILDGKIKADSFSDEKKEIKIHGHCHQKSLSSVEATFAMLNLPTNNTVTIYNSGCCGMAGSFGYEKEHYQVSMQMGEDTLFPKVRATAQDVKIAAAGTSCRHQIYDGTSREAQHPVSILKSCLK
- a CDS encoding helix-turn-helix transcriptional regulator, translated to MIGEKIRKIRIIRGYSQEYIADLLEISQSAYSDIERGKTKINLERLRKVALIFELDVNYIIDFSESQFLTRTTEISSKEMDSNEKRIIIESFNLERELYKEQIANLKNEIAYLRSKLDKNKL